Proteins found in one Mucilaginibacter gracilis genomic segment:
- a CDS encoding TonB-dependent receptor — MRKHLLILFITVLTSVAAFAQVTTSSFSGIIKDSKGETLPGATIRATHTPSGSTYTSTTNIKGQFTLPGVRVGGPYTVVISYIGYEPQTFTGIVLKLGEPFLLNVTMNMTGTALKEVTISNKKEINVARVGASTNISSRMLQTLPTINRSVTDFTRLSPLANGNSFAGRDSRLNNIQVDGASLNNSFGLSTDPFPGGGAQPISIESYDEISVNAAPVDVRQSGFTGAGIYAVTKSGTNTFTGSAYGYYKNQSYNGTSIGDNDISSSFAKSSTKTYGFTLGGPIIKNRVFFFVNYENTKSTTPGLAYSPTNGSGIGTVSLATASDLQKVSDYLQSKYGYSTGAYDNYPAFAPANQNFLAKLDVNINDKNKLTLKYSNLSGTTDNQLNGTSIPNSANFTVTGKSGSVSSLPYARYSNQSLSFQNSNYGFINKVRTYTAELNSSITSKLSNQLLFAVTQTDTKRSFPGGDTFPTIDIFQNGSNYITAGNDPYTLNNDVINNTTSITDNLTFYAGKHTITGGASYDYQYLGNQFMQGAAGYYAYNSLDDFLNNRAPVYFAYTYSLTPGVSAPYSASLKVGTVGLYIQDEVAVNDNFKLTYGIRADKPIYLEDPPENPQISALQLLNKNGGTQSYNTGRWPSNHFLFSPRAGFRWNLADDKSLILRGGAGVFTGKTPYVYLTNMPTNSGMPQNGSNVSNATAAGQAILNQITLVRDPSTIAAQFPGSFPTSSGTTVPTSGAVVIDPNYKFPQVFRANLAVEKAFGDGYNLTLEGLYTKDINATRYINANLRAATGLTQEGDLSRERYVGTGTATVAATDRLIYPTLGNIYLLTNSSDGYTGAFTAQLSKSYANGFFGSIAYTYTVAKDVNANLGSTAASTYSGNPNIGTSNEEELGNSSFFTPHRVVANASYTIRYLNHGATTFGLYYSGSLGTPISYTINGDLNGDGNSNTDLMYIPKNVNDLTFVPTTATVNGVTYTYTAAQEAQALNQFINNSSYLSSHRGQYAQRNAAFVPWFNKVDLNFLQDVYIQTGKTRHTLQFSAVIQNFTNLLNKYWGVQQTTTFTNPVKFNGYVNNVPTYTYTNLNGKLVTNPYMDMTSNTTWSLLLGLKYKF, encoded by the coding sequence ATGAGGAAGCATTTACTCATTTTATTCATTACGGTACTAACCTCTGTAGCAGCTTTTGCACAGGTAACTACCAGTAGTTTTTCGGGTATTATTAAAGACTCCAAAGGAGAAACTCTACCCGGCGCTACCATCAGGGCAACACATACGCCCAGCGGAAGTACTTATACTTCTACCACAAACATTAAAGGGCAATTTACATTGCCGGGTGTGCGTGTTGGCGGTCCGTACACAGTGGTTATTTCGTACATAGGTTACGAACCACAAACTTTTACCGGCATTGTGCTAAAATTAGGCGAGCCGTTTTTGTTAAATGTTACCATGAATATGACTGGTACAGCTTTAAAAGAAGTAACAATTAGCAACAAAAAAGAAATCAATGTTGCCAGAGTCGGTGCAAGTACTAACATTAGCAGCCGTATGTTACAAACATTGCCTACCATTAACCGTAGTGTTACCGACTTTACACGTTTAAGCCCGTTAGCAAATGGTAACAGCTTTGCAGGTCGTGATAGCAGGTTAAACAATATTCAGGTTGATGGTGCCAGCTTAAATAACAGCTTTGGTTTATCAACTGATCCATTCCCAGGTGGTGGTGCACAGCCTATCTCTATCGAATCATACGATGAGATCTCAGTTAACGCTGCTCCCGTAGATGTACGTCAGTCTGGTTTTACAGGTGCTGGTATCTACGCAGTAACCAAAAGCGGTACCAACACATTTACAGGTTCGGCTTACGGTTATTACAAAAACCAATCGTACAATGGTACAAGCATTGGTGATAATGATATTTCGAGCAGCTTTGCAAAATCGTCAACCAAAACCTATGGTTTTACCTTGGGTGGTCCGATCATCAAAAACAGAGTATTCTTCTTTGTCAATTACGAAAACACCAAGAGCACAACCCCAGGGTTAGCATATTCGCCAACCAATGGTTCAGGTATAGGAACGGTATCTTTAGCCACAGCGTCTGATCTGCAAAAAGTTTCTGATTACTTGCAGTCAAAATACGGTTATTCTACCGGTGCTTATGATAACTACCCGGCTTTTGCTCCGGCCAATCAAAACTTTTTGGCTAAATTAGATGTTAACATTAATGATAAAAATAAGTTGACGTTAAAATACAGCAATTTATCAGGTACTACCGATAATCAATTAAACGGTACGTCTATACCCAACAGTGCAAACTTTACAGTAACAGGCAAATCGGGCAGTGTAAGTTCATTGCCATATGCTCGTTATAGTAACCAGTCGCTTTCGTTTCAAAACTCAAATTATGGTTTTATAAACAAGGTTAGAACTTATACAGCAGAGTTAAACAGTTCAATAACCAGCAAATTATCAAACCAACTATTATTTGCAGTTACCCAAACTGATACTAAACGTTCATTCCCGGGTGGTGATACTTTCCCAACTATTGATATTTTTCAAAATGGTAGTAACTACATCACAGCAGGTAACGATCCATATACCTTAAATAACGATGTAATTAACAACACAACCAGCATTACCGATAACTTAACGTTTTATGCAGGTAAACACACCATTACTGGTGGTGCTAGTTATGACTACCAATATTTAGGTAACCAGTTTATGCAAGGTGCAGCGGGCTATTACGCTTACAACTCGTTAGATGATTTTTTGAATAACAGAGCACCTGTTTACTTTGCATATACTTACTCTTTAACCCCAGGTGTTTCTGCACCTTATTCGGCTTCGTTAAAAGTTGGTACAGTAGGCTTATATATCCAGGACGAAGTTGCTGTTAATGATAATTTTAAATTGACTTACGGTATCCGTGCCGATAAACCAATTTACCTTGAAGATCCACCGGAAAATCCTCAAATTTCAGCACTACAATTGTTAAACAAAAATGGTGGAACGCAATCATATAACACAGGCAGATGGCCTTCAAACCATTTCCTGTTTTCTCCTCGTGCAGGTTTCAGGTGGAATTTAGCGGATGATAAATCCTTAATTTTACGAGGTGGTGCAGGTGTATTTACAGGTAAAACTCCTTATGTGTACTTAACTAACATGCCAACTAACAGTGGTATGCCACAAAATGGTTCAAACGTTAGTAACGCTACAGCTGCAGGTCAGGCAATCTTAAATCAAATCACTTTGGTTCGTGATCCATCAACCATTGCTGCTCAGTTCCCTGGGTCATTCCCAACGTCATCGGGTACTACAGTACCAACTTCGGGTGCAGTAGTTATTGATCCTAACTATAAATTCCCACAAGTTTTCAGAGCTAACTTAGCTGTAGAAAAAGCATTTGGCGATGGTTATAACTTAACTTTAGAGGGCTTATATACTAAGGATATTAATGCTACCCGTTATATTAACGCTAACTTACGTGCAGCTACAGGCCTTACACAAGAGGGAGACCTTTCTCGCGAACGTTATGTAGGAACAGGTACTGCAACAGTAGCTGCAACCGACAGGTTAATTTACCCAACACTGGGCAATATTTATTTGTTAACCAACTCTAGCGATGGTTACACAGGAGCCTTTACTGCTCAATTGAGCAAAAGCTATGCAAACGGATTCTTTGGATCAATTGCTTATACTTATACAGTTGCTAAGGATGTAAACGCTAACTTGGGTTCAACAGCAGCATCAACTTACTCAGGTAACCCTAATATCGGAACATCAAACGAGGAAGAATTAGGTAACTCTTCTTTCTTTACTCCGCACAGAGTTGTAGCTAACGCATCATACACTATCCGTTACTTAAATCACGGTGCTACTACATTCGGTTTATACTATTCAGGCTCATTAGGTACACCAATAAGCTACACTATTAATGGTGACTTAAACGGTGATGGTAACAGTAATACTGATTTAATGTACATTCCTAAGAATGTTAATGATTTGACATTTGTTCCAACTACAGCTACTGTAAACGGTGTAACTTATACTTACACAGCTGCACAAGAAGCTCAGGCTTTGAATCAGTTTATCAATAACAGTTCTTACTTGAGTAGCCATAGAGGACAATATGCTCAAAGAAATGCAGCATTTGTGCCATGGTTTAATAAAGTTGATTTGAATTTCTTGCAAGATGTTTATATCCAAACCGGTAAAACCAGACATACTTTGCAGTTTAGCGCGGTTATCCAAAACTTTACCAACTTGCTAAACAAGTATTGGGGTGTACAACAAACTACAACCTTTACCAACCCGGTTAAGTTTAACGGTTACGTAAACAACGTACCTACTTACACTTATACCAACTTAAACGGTAAATTGGTTACTAACCCCTATATGGATATGACCAGCAACACTACATGGAGCTTGTTATTAGGTTTAAAATATAAATTTTAA
- a CDS encoding UbiD family decarboxylase, whose translation MGYKSLQSCIADLEQNGHLIRIKQQVDPYLEMAAIHLRVYENQGPALLFENIKGSPFPAASNLFGTLDRSKFMFRDTLDKIKTLVDIKGDPIKAIKNPLKYLNVAATALSALPMKTGKGAPINFGRTQISQLPQIINWPMDGGPFVTMPQVYTEDIDKPGIMNANLGMYRIQLGGNDYVQDDEIGLHYQLHRGIGIHQTKANAKGQPLKVSIFVGGPPSHPLAAVMPLPEGLSEMTFAGALGNRRFRYFYDDEGFCISADADFVITGTVMPQQNKPEGPFGDHLGYYSLTHPFPLLRVNRVYHKKNPIWSFTVVGRPPQEDTSFGALIHEITGSAIPKEIPGLHQINAVDAAGVHPLLFAIGSERYTPYLSGRKPQEILTIANHILGSNQLSLAKYLFICAQEDDPSLHVDDIPKFLKHILERIDLTSDLHFYTKTTIDTLDYSGSNLNAGSKVAVAVAGDKRRELWQELPSTFSLPRPFNNYKMALPGILAVEAPAYASESETIKQVEILNAHLKDAGLDSLPLLILCDDAGFTAQTVNNLIWVTFTRSNPSHDIHGINSFTQYKHWGCKGPLIIDARIKPHHAPPLIKDAATEAKVDKLGAKGGPLHGII comes from the coding sequence CTGCGGCATCAAATCTATTCGGAACTTTAGACAGGTCGAAATTTATGTTTCGGGATACCCTTGACAAAATTAAAACCCTGGTTGATATCAAAGGCGACCCTATTAAAGCTATTAAAAACCCGCTTAAATACCTCAATGTGGCGGCAACTGCGCTATCGGCATTACCTATGAAAACCGGTAAAGGTGCGCCTATTAATTTTGGCCGTACCCAAATCAGCCAGCTTCCGCAAATCATAAACTGGCCCATGGACGGTGGGCCATTTGTAACCATGCCGCAGGTTTATACCGAGGATATTGATAAACCCGGCATCATGAATGCCAACCTGGGCATGTACCGCATACAACTGGGCGGTAACGATTACGTGCAAGACGATGAAATAGGTTTACACTACCAACTGCATCGCGGCATTGGCATACACCAAACCAAGGCCAACGCAAAAGGGCAACCTTTAAAAGTGAGTATATTTGTAGGTGGACCGCCCTCGCACCCCCTGGCAGCCGTAATGCCCTTGCCCGAAGGCTTATCCGAGATGACTTTTGCAGGTGCCTTGGGCAATCGCCGGTTTAGGTATTTTTACGATGATGAGGGTTTCTGTATATCAGCCGATGCTGATTTTGTAATTACGGGCACAGTAATGCCGCAGCAAAATAAACCCGAAGGGCCTTTTGGCGATCATTTGGGCTATTACAGCCTAACCCATCCCTTCCCGCTGCTTAGAGTAAACCGGGTGTATCATAAAAAAAATCCAATCTGGTCGTTCACGGTAGTTGGGCGCCCCCCGCAGGAAGATACCAGTTTCGGCGCGCTTATTCACGAGATTACAGGTTCTGCTATCCCTAAAGAAATACCGGGCCTGCATCAAATAAACGCTGTTGACGCTGCAGGCGTACATCCGCTTTTATTTGCCATTGGCAGCGAGCGTTACACGCCATACCTCAGTGGCCGCAAACCGCAAGAAATATTAACTATAGCCAACCACATATTAGGCAGCAACCAATTAAGCCTGGCTAAATACCTGTTTATTTGCGCACAGGAGGACGATCCGTCATTACATGTTGACGATATTCCGAAATTTTTAAAACACATACTGGAGCGCATAGACTTAACAAGCGACCTGCATTTTTACACCAAAACCACCATTGATACTTTAGATTATAGCGGCAGCAACTTAAATGCAGGCAGTAAAGTTGCAGTGGCAGTAGCAGGGGATAAACGCAGAGAGCTTTGGCAGGAATTACCATCTACCTTTAGCTTACCGCGACCATTCAATAACTACAAAATGGCCTTGCCGGGAATATTGGCTGTAGAAGCCCCCGCCTACGCCAGCGAAAGCGAAACCATTAAACAGGTAGAGATATTAAACGCCCACTTAAAAGACGCCGGTTTAGATAGCCTGCCCCTGCTAATATTATGTGATGATGCCGGCTTTACCGCTCAAACTGTTAACAACCTTATTTGGGTAACCTTTACCCGCAGCAACCCATCGCACGATATACATGGCATTAACAGCTTTACCCAATACAAACACTGGGGCTGTAAAGGGCCGCTCATTATTGATGCCCGCATTAAACCTCACCATGCTCCGCCATTAATTAAAGACGCGGCCACCGAAGCGAAGGTAGATAAGCTTGGCGCTAAAGGCGGGCCGTTGCACGGAATAATATAA
- the lpdA gene encoding dihydrolipoyl dehydrogenase yields the protein MNYDLIVIGSGPGGYVAAIRASQLGLKTAIIEKESLGGICLNWGCIPTKALLKSAQVFEYVNHAADYGIRIPTPGVVDFDSVIKRSRGVADGMSKGVQFLMKKNKIDVVMGIGKLKAKGVVTVKLLDGTEVEHTAKHIIIATGGRSRELPNLKQDGKKVIGYRQAMVLPQKPASMVVVGSGAIGIEFAYFYNSIGTKVTVVEFMENVVPLEDEDISKQLGRSLKKQGINIMTSSVVESVDTSGNGCKVNVKTPNGDILILECDVVLSAVGISTNLEGIGLEEVGVKTDKGKVLVDDFYKTNVDGVYAIGDIVKGQALAHVASAEGIICVEKIAGQNPEPLNYNNIPGCTYCSPEVASVGYTEKAAKEAGYEIKVGKFPFSASGKASAAGAKDGFVKVIFDAKYGEFLGAHMIGMNVTEMIAEVVTARKLEATGHEIIKSVHPHPTMSEAVMEAAADAYGEVIHL from the coding sequence ATGAATTATGATCTGATTGTTATCGGTAGTGGCCCTGGTGGTTATGTTGCCGCAATAAGAGCATCCCAGCTGGGTTTAAAAACTGCCATTATTGAGAAAGAATCATTAGGTGGCATTTGTTTAAACTGGGGTTGTATACCAACCAAAGCATTATTAAAAAGTGCCCAGGTTTTTGAATATGTAAACCATGCCGCCGATTACGGCATCAGGATACCAACTCCCGGCGTGGTTGATTTTGATTCGGTAATTAAACGCAGCCGCGGTGTTGCCGATGGAATGAGCAAAGGCGTTCAGTTCCTGATGAAGAAAAATAAAATTGATGTGGTAATGGGCATCGGCAAACTTAAAGCTAAAGGCGTAGTAACCGTTAAGCTTTTGGATGGCACCGAGGTTGAACATACCGCCAAACATATCATCATAGCCACCGGTGGCCGCTCGCGCGAGTTGCCTAACCTTAAACAAGATGGTAAAAAGGTAATTGGCTATCGCCAGGCAATGGTGCTGCCCCAAAAACCGGCATCTATGGTAGTAGTAGGTTCGGGAGCTATTGGTATCGAATTTGCTTATTTTTATAACTCAATTGGCACCAAAGTAACCGTGGTTGAGTTTATGGAAAATGTAGTTCCGTTAGAAGACGAAGATATTTCTAAGCAACTTGGCCGTAGTTTAAAAAAACAAGGCATCAACATCATGACGAGCTCTGTTGTTGAATCTGTTGATACATCGGGCAACGGCTGTAAGGTAAACGTAAAAACACCAAATGGCGATATTTTGATATTAGAGTGCGATGTTGTACTCTCGGCCGTAGGTATATCAACTAACCTTGAGGGCATTGGCCTGGAAGAGGTTGGTGTTAAAACCGACAAGGGCAAAGTTTTGGTTGACGATTTTTATAAAACTAATGTTGATGGTGTTTACGCCATTGGCGATATTGTAAAAGGACAGGCCCTGGCCCACGTAGCATCTGCCGAAGGTATTATCTGCGTTGAAAAAATTGCCGGTCAAAACCCCGAGCCGTTAAACTATAACAACATACCGGGTTGTACTTATTGCTCGCCCGAAGTAGCATCGGTAGGTTATACCGAAAAGGCAGCTAAAGAGGCCGGTTACGAAATTAAAGTAGGCAAATTTCCATTCTCGGCATCGGGCAAGGCCAGCGCAGCCGGAGCAAAGGATGGTTTTGTTAAAGTGATATTTGATGCCAAGTACGGCGAGTTTTTGGGCGCACACATGATAGGTATGAACGTTACCGAAATGATAGCCGAAGTAGTAACTGCCCGCAAGCTTGAAGCAACCGGGCACGAGATTATTAAATCGGTACACCCACACCCAACCATGAGCGAAGCCGTAATGGAAGCCGCAGCTGATGCGTATGGCGAAGTGATACATTTGTAG